One Peromyscus leucopus breed LL Stock chromosome 4, UCI_PerLeu_2.1, whole genome shotgun sequence genomic region harbors:
- the LOC114689187 gene encoding transmembrane protein 74B — protein MASPPGLELKTLSNGPQVPRRPAPPGPVAPTRMGVENACFFSEEHETRFQNPGDARLGSSPSPPGGVPSLTRSQRDDLSLHSEEGPGLEPVSRPVDYGFVSALVFLVSGILLVVTAYAIPREARVNPDTVTAREMERLEMYYARLGSHLDKCIIAGLGLLTVGGMLLSVLLMVSLCKGELYRRQTFVPGRGTRKTYGSINLRMRQLAGDGGQVLVENEVVQVSETSYTTQGS, from the coding sequence ATGGCATCTccccctggcctggaactgaagACACTGAGCAATGGCCCCCAGGTTCCAAGGAGACCAGCCCCACCCGGCCCAGTGGCGCCAACCAGGATGGGTGTGGAGAATGCCTGCTTCTTCTCTGAGGAGCATGAGACTCGTTTCCAGAACCCTGGGGATGCCAGACTGGGTAGCTCTCCCAGTCCTCCTGGAGGTGTCCCCTCACTGACCCGGTCCCAGCGGGATGATCTTTCTCTGCATTCAGAGGAGGGGCCGGGCCTGGAACCTGTGAGCCGCCCAGTGGACTATGGCTTTGTTTCTGCTCTGGTTTTCTTGGTGAGCGGAATCCTCCTGGTGGTAACAGCATATGCCATCCCTCGAGAGGCCCGAGTCAACCCTGACACAGTGACAGCAAGGGAGATGGAACGCCTAGAGATGTACTACGCCCGCTTGGGCTCGCATCTGGACAAGTGCATCATCGCGGGCCTGGGGCTGCTCACAGTGGGTGGCATGCTCCTGTCTGTGCTGCTTATGGTCTCTCTGTGCAAGGGCGAGCTGTACCGCAGGCAGACCTTCGTCCCTGGCAGGGGAACAAGGAAGACCTACGGCTCCATCAACCTGCGTATGCGGCAGCTCGCTGGGGATGGGGGCCAGGTCCTAGTGGAGAACGAGGTTGTCCAAGTCTCAGAGACCAGCTATACCACACAGGGCTCTTAA